A part of Entelurus aequoreus isolate RoL-2023_Sb linkage group LG03, RoL_Eaeq_v1.1, whole genome shotgun sequence genomic DNA contains:
- the LOC133647156 gene encoding uncharacterized protein LOC133647156: MDGLSFTMPKKERIQKRKEKERQEAAKGSRPLNAWLKPSTSTRIQERPQTSESVTPEREAETLEATPEREEEESVEATPERKEALDATPDTEEAIEIPVNVGEEESTGREADDATAEEAIDEGEVEGATSDVGEEVLSNIALLKYPTDPAHQQAFDLKCYSSYVKMCVDRGPCQPDRFMLHCSMFNIKRDVRKRLAGKSPNPPKNSQILVCDCKRQIGEA, encoded by the exons atggatggactctccTT cacaatgccaaaaaaagaaaggatacagaaaaggaaggagaaggagcgccaggaagcagctaagggtagcagacctcttaatgcatggctaaaacCAAGTACTAGCACCAgaattcaagaaagaccacagacCTCAGAAAGTGTCACACCTGAGAGAGAGGCAGAGACCTTAGAAGCAACACCtgagagagaggaggaggagagtgTAGAAGCAACACCTGAGAGAAAAGAGGCTTTAGATGCAACTCCTGACACAGAGGAAGCCATAGAAATCCCGGTAAATGTTGGGGAGGAAGAATCCACAGGAAGGGAGGCAGATGATGCTACTGCAGAGGAAGCCATAGATGAGGGGGAAGTTGAAGGAGCTACAAGTGATGTAGGAGAAGAGGTCTTATCAAATATTGCACTGTTAAAGTATCCTACAGATCCTGCCCACCAACAAGCTTTTGATCTAAAATGTTATTCCAGCTATGTCAAAATGTGTGTTGATAGAGGACCATGTCAACCTGACaggttcatgttgcactgttcaatgttcaatattaaa AGGGATGTCAGGAAGCGGCTTGCAG GTAAGAGTCCAAACCCCCCAAAGAACTCCCAAATTCTGGTTTGTGACTGCAAGCGACAGATTGGTGAAGCATAA